Part of the Planctomycetaceae bacterium genome, ATTCGGCTGCTGCCGCATTACCAACTGGACCAGTTGTCATCCAGTATGACCCTTGTTGCTCGCCGCGTGGACGGCCTGTAACGCACCTGAAAGGAACCCTCGTGACGCACCCTGTCGAATTGTTTCAGAGCGGAAAGCTGTCGGAGGCTGTCACGGCGGCCACTGAGGCTGTCAGGAAGAAGCCGACCGATCTGCACGCGCGCAGCACGCTTTGTGAAGTCCTTTGTTTTGCGGGAGATCTGGAGCGGGCCGACAAGCAACTGGATGCCGTCGCCACGATCGATCCGGAAGCCATGGTGGGCGCATCGATGCTGCGGCACCTGATTCGCTCGGAGATTTCCCGACGGGAAGTCTTTTCGGAAGGTCGCGTCCCGGAACTTGTTGAGAAGCCGTCCGAAGCGCTGCAGAAAAGAATGCAGGCGCTGCTGCTGATTCGCGAAGGAGACGCGGGAAAGGCATCGGCGCTGCTGGCGGAAGCCGAGGAACTGGAAGTACCCGTCTGCGGCAAACTGAACGGATCGGACTTCGAAGGCATCCGTGACATGGATGATCTGCTGGGACCGGTGCTTGAGGTGTTTACCGCAACCGGCAACTACTATTGGATTCCGTTCTCGCAGATCCATTCGCTGGAACTCGACAAGGTCACAAACCTCACCGATATGCTGTGGCGCGGGGCGACGATTGAAGCCACCGGCGATATTTCCGGCCGCATTCATATTCCCGCGATCTACTTTGGCTCCGAAAAGCACGAAGATGAACGAGTCCGGATCGGCCGTTCGACGGAATGGCTGCAGTCGTCCGACGATGCTCCTGTGCGCGGCGCCGGCCAGAAGGAGTTTCTTGTCGGAGACGACGCCGTCGCCGTGATGGAAATCCGGTCGCTGCTGCTGGGATCACAGTCCAATGGCTAAATCGTCTGTCCGGAATCTGCCGCGACTGTCGATCCTGGATCGTCTGATTGACGACGATCCGGGATCACAGAAGGATCCGCCGATGGAGGAAGCGCAGCTGATGCGCAGAATCCAACTGGCGGTCAGGCGCGACCTGGAAGATCTGCTGAACACGCGGTACCGCTGCACAACCTGGCCGCCGGAACTGGAGGAACTGGATAATTCCCTGATCAACTACGGAATCCCGGACTTCACGGCGGCAAGTCTGAACGCCGCTGAAGAAGACGGGATCCTGCTGAAATCGATCCGCGCCGCCATCACTTTGTTCGAACCCCGTCTGACGGAGGTCCGCCTCGAGAAGATCAAGAACAAGGAGTATCTCGATCGCACTTTTCGTTTCCGGATCGACGCCGTGCTGGTCATCGCTTCGATCCGGCAGGAAGTCCGGTTTGACTCGTCGCTGGAGTCTGCCACCGGGCAGTTCGAGGTGGAGTAACGGCCGATGAGCGAACCGCTGGATTTCTGGTATCAGCGCGAACTGGACTATTTCCGGGAAAACGCGATCGAGTTCTCGCGGCGTTTTCCCAAGATCGCCGACCGGCTGGGGATGAGCGCGGCGGGGACCAGCGATCCGCATGTCGAACGCCTGATTCAGGCGTTTGCCTATCTGAACGCACGCACTCGACATAAGCTGGACGACAGTTTTCCGGAACTGGCCGACGCGATGCTGAGCGTCCTGTATCCCCACATGCTGGCGCCCGTTCCGTCAATGACGGTACTGCAGTTTGAATTAAATCCCGGTCAGAAAGACCAGACCGCAGGACACGTGATTCGCAGCGGAACGCCACTGGAATCGGAGCGAGTCGGCAGCTACACCTGCCAGTTTCGAACATGCTATCCGCTGAAGCTCTACCCGCTGGAAATGACGGCTGCGCGACTGCTGCCCCGGCCGTTTTCCGGTCCGGATTCCCCGGGTCGTTCGCGCGCGGAAGCGGCGTTCCGTCTGCAGTTGAACACGTTTGATCCAAAGAAGTCGCTGGGCGAATATGAACTGAACGAACTGCAGTTCTATGTTCACATCGCCAATTTCGAAAAAGCGGCAGACCTGTTCGAACTGTTGTTCACGAAGTCTCTGGAAATCGTCGTGACCGGTACGGACGAGACCAGGGCCGCGGCTGTCCTGCCGGCTTCGTGCCTGCAGCCTGTGGGTTTTGCCGACGAAGATGCTCTGCTGCCATGGAAAGCACAGTCGTTTCCCGGATATCGGCTGCTGACGGAATAC contains:
- a CDS encoding type VI secretion system accessory protein TagJ; amino-acid sequence: MTHPVELFQSGKLSEAVTAATEAVRKKPTDLHARSTLCEVLCFAGDLERADKQLDAVATIDPEAMVGASMLRHLIRSEISRREVFSEGRVPELVEKPSEALQKRMQALLLIREGDAGKASALLAEAEELEVPVCGKLNGSDFEGIRDMDDLLGPVLEVFTATGNYYWIPFSQIHSLELDKVTNLTDMLWRGATIEATGDISGRIHIPAIYFGSEKHEDERVRIGRSTEWLQSSDDAPVRGAGQKEFLVGDDAVAVMEIRSLLLGSQSNG
- the tssE gene encoding type VI secretion system baseplate subunit TssE, producing the protein MAKSSVRNLPRLSILDRLIDDDPGSQKDPPMEEAQLMRRIQLAVRRDLEDLLNTRYRCTTWPPELEELDNSLINYGIPDFTAASLNAAEEDGILLKSIRAAITLFEPRLTEVRLEKIKNKEYLDRTFRFRIDAVLVIASIRQEVRFDSSLESATGQFEVE